The sequence GCTCATTAAACTTCTATTAAAGACCACTGGGCAGCTCGatgtaaaaaatactttttgaagcCTCAATGCCAACTGTGTCATTCGCTCAAATCCCTGTTAGGGTGAATAAGGGTAACGTGGGACACAAAAAGTGTCACCCTACTTCTTTACAAGTTAGGTATTTTGGCTCAAAATTGTGCCTTGcatgaaaacattcaaatattgcATGTCAAGGTTTGCCTATTACATTTCTCATGACCAGAcaatacagctgtatctatagGAGCAGCAAACATATGTACAATATCTCggtttgtgtttcaggtgagtttggaatgacatcagggtgagtaactgatgacagaatgatAATAATTGTGTTATAACTGTATGGGCAAAACCCCCCTTTGTTTAACGCACTTGACTCTGTTTGAATTCCccaaaagacattaaacaagTGCTCACAATCTTTCCATCTTatatacattcattcatttggtAGGATCTCTTATCCAAAGCTGCATCagtttatgcattttatttgtgaCTAGTGTGTGCCTATAACATTCTAACGCGATGCTCGACTAGTCGAGTTACAGGAACACATGTCATTTGGTTCTACACAGAAGAAATGACGACAACAACAGAAGTGGAGCATTATGCAGGGCGCATTAAAATTATACCGTTGTATTATCCCCCCGCCTCCAGTGCTCCTGTATTCTGATCTCAGATGAGCTTGTGGGTCGTTACCATAGTTGCGACTGACTCGGTGCGCGTTCACATGGAGTTTACTTTCACAATCACTGCAAGGAACAACGAGCCGTTTCATTGTGTCGCCAAACGCGCCGAACTCATGTCGCACAGAATGTGACATTTTGCGCGACTATACGAAGAAAAAGCGGAGCGTCGCATGCGCGTTTGGATATACCGCGCCCGGCGATGCGCGGCCGATGCGCAAAAGCGCGCAGCTCCACCGCGCTTCATCTCGGTTTAATAATCCAGATTAAGAGGTTATCGGGTGATCAAAATCGCCCTCCTTCGCTCATCTGACGCGTTCCCGGGGGGTTTTCCGTTGCGGTTCAGAGCCTGTGGCATTGATACGTCGGTCACAAACGCGGACACTAGTCTCTGTCTCTCAATGCTGCTATGACTTCGTGCACGCGTCGATCCCGCGATCTGATTCCTCCTGGCGTCTCCGTGCTCATCTCCGCGCTGCTCGTGCTCGTCTGTTGTGATCCGGGTAAGTGTGACTGTATGACACCCGACTGTCACCCTCTCGTTGTTCTGTCCTTGCCTTGCTTATGACTGATGCGTTATCGTGGGATTAATCACAATGAATGGAAACTATTTAGGTTCTtgtggggcaagttgtcacatccttatttattatattattatttattgttctggttTTGTATGTTGTTTTATAGAATCAACTGTTACACtgtaactgtatttttttgaaaatggttcatgaattattttatttgttaatattaatcatttgtttttttaatgtatgttgACAGAAAAgctcattatttattatatcactttttatttttgagatATTCAATATTATAGCAATAAATAGAATATAACCATATTGGATGTATAATCTAACTGAACACCTGCTCCATGACTGATGCTTTGATGTGAGCATCACTCTGAAGCTCATTATGGCAGTGAATCACCACCAGTAGTTTtataaagcttttatttttaatgtcatataaataattcatttccCTGTATAGGGTTGTGTAACCAAAAACGCCCACAACAAAACTATGATCATTTACAAGAGAGCAAGAATAGAGAATTGCTTGTTTAGAAGTGACACAAAAGTTTGCATCATAGATTTTTATCATCTGAAATTCAGTGTATTTGAGAATTTGCTTTTGGCATGAGTCTCTTTCTGAACACACTGCTGTTGTATTTTCGCAGGGGCTGTGTTACACACAATGCCCTGCTGCGTTTCAGCTCTTATCCATTCATGTGTAAATGCGTCTCTTTGCTTGTTTAGCGGATAACCACTGCTCGTCTGCCCTCATCTCCACATGTGAAGATTGTCTGAGACTCGGCCCTGAATGCGCCTGGTGCTCTCAAGAGgtaatgtgtgtgcgtgagcgTGTGCTTTGTGAGTGCTTGTTTCGTCTTTTGGCGATAACACTATAGTTCCCTCCCCCAATGTGAAGAGCCCTCGCTTCTGTTTCgagtgtatttttattatgtaaagtaAACCAAACCCACGGGATTCTTCAGAAGCTTATGGGGGGAATTTTGTGTCGACGTTCCTGGTTGGGAACCGACTAGTCACCTCAAAGAACTTCACTGGATGTAAAGGATTCCAAGGGTTATTCTGCACCATAGGCTTCTTGTGAAGAACCTGTTTCGTCTGTTTGGGGTTCTTAAGTTGAACTATGAAGATCTTCAAGTTCTTGGTTACATcaatttttaaaagtaaaataagtgTTTAACTGCTTTATGCATATAAAATTATGTTGGTCCAAAATGAAAGTCAGATCTTGCTTGCGCTGCTGTTTTCTTGAGAGCGGTCcttaaactgaaaaaatataataatataataatattgtgaATAACATCCTGGGATTGCGAAAATAAGTTCATTAAATCCATGCAGAGAATAATCCTGACCGGCATCTCAAAAACACCGGTTTAGGGAATGAGATTTTACACGCTTTGTGTAGTTGAAATATAAAAGCACCCTTCACAACGCTTGTCCTGAATCTCTTTTgcagtgacctttgacctctcgATGCTTTGTTTCCCCCGACAGAGGTTCCTAAACCAGAGATGCGGATCTGTAGCTGACCTTCGGCTCAGGGGCTGTCAAGAGGAGTTTATGGAAAACCCGGATGTTAAAGTTGTGGTTAACGCTGCGCTCGACAGCTCCCAGGTGACACCCAGAGAGATTACCATCCACATGAGACCAGGTAGTGTTCCACCTGAACTACGAATCCCTGTGAAACGTCTTTAGACGCTCAATTGAGCAGCTGTGTTGTGTCATGTTATCTCAGGGAGCATTGCGAGCTTTGTGGTGGAGGTACGACAGTTGGAGCGCTATCCTGTAGATCTGTATTATCTGGTGGACGTGTCTGCATCCATGCAGGAGAACTTGGATCGGCTGAAGACTGTGGGTCTGGCTCTGTCTCATCAGATGAAGGAACATTCCAGTGATTTCCGGGTTGGATTTGGGTCTTTTGTAGATAAACCCGTATCTCCGTACATCGACGTTCACCCCACTAAACTTGTGAATCCTTGTAGGTAAGCATGATGGATCAGCAGCGAGTCAGATGGAATCTCAAATGGTGCATGggtactaaaataaaacaagatatttttgaaACATCAAGTTTCTCGAGAAAAATTGAGCTTTACGCAGGTTTATTTGAAAGAgagttttattcttttttctttgaagAAATCCTTGTGTCTAGTTCTCTCAGATTGTTTTTTCCAGTGATATCTACATGTTGTTATCTGTTGTAAAGTTTACCGTATCTTTCATTCCGGGAAAATTTCAACCTTGATGGTAATGCTGGGGAAGTACAGTCGaaacaaaaaatcttttttgtaaGAATGTTCAAACAATATTTACCAGAATCTAGTACTGAAACCATCTGAGCTGTTGTTAGACGTGGTAACGTAatctttaatgcattttataccTCACAATATTCATGGTGAAGATGACCCAGAAGAAAATATTCTAACGCTCTTCTTCTTTTCTTGGGAAAGGTCTTGATGCACATGAAATTTTCGCATTAGAACTTGATAGAATCTCTTAAGTTACTTTACACGTATTTTACTGTGATTCTTGTTCATGCATTTGACAAGATATTTAATAAAGTCAAATTGAgtcttaaagggacggttcacccaaaaaagcaaatcctgtcatcatcaaatctgtataaatgtctttgttctgatgtttgtaagaatgattataaccaagcagttcttggacctcattgactaTCAGAGTAGAAAAAttgttctgtcaaacacaaaagaagatattttgaagaatgttgtggggcacttttgactaccattgtcatttttcctagtCTAAGAACTGTTGGTTACATTCTTCCGaatctctgtctctgtgttcaaaGAAATTCatgcagattttgaacaactcgaggAGGAGTGAATTAAACTTTCATTtgttggtgaactgtccctttaaggtttttagtaaaaaaactaAGAATTGTAAACATCTTATTTAgggctctgtttgtttgttttggaataaataaacatggctCTCGCTATGAACATTGCCTCGGAAGCTGGCATGGGGTTAAAAAGCAAAGGAAAAGATGATGCCGTCTTGATGCGTCTGTGTGTCTTTGTTGTTGTTCGTAGTGCCGGTGAAAGCTGAACACTCATCGGTGACTCCAGCAGTATAAATTCAGCCTGGGGGTCCCCTGAATATATTCACTGTGATCTCATTCTCAGTAATGAGGGAATGTGATGAGCCTGACATCTAATCTcacccgtctctctctctccggtcaCAGTGACTATGAGGTCCACTGCAGGCCCGCTCATGGTTTTATTCACGTTCTGCCCGTCACGAAGAACATGACGGAGTTCACGCGTGTTATCCAGGAGCAGAGGATCTCGGGAAACATGGACACGCCGGAGGGCGGATTGGACGCCATGCTGCAGGCCACCGTTTGTAAGGTGCGTGCTCGCTTCATGTACCATACACTTCTGTGCACACTACGCATGCTTAAATGTCTGTAGTTCCGTCCTCTCTCACGGACAGAATAGTGCGTGCACAAGTGCTGCAGAAATTCCGTCCAGGAATCTTTCGGGATATTGATTTTATCACACTCTGAATTGGGACACACTTATTTTTATCTTGTGTGCTATTTAGGGCAGATAGTACAGGAAGTGTAGTGAAGTGCAGGGGCGGAATGGAGATGCTTGCTTGGCAAACACCTTTAATGATTCAGTGACATCAGCTTCAGCCCATGTGaactcatcatttaaaatgggtgactgtttgtgtgtcatcaagagtttattttcttctgtggtCATCCTGGAGACGACAGGTCTCAGGTCAGTACTGCCATCTGTCCTCGGGAATGGAAACACTGCCTGACGGCTCTATAGAATGACTGACCACACTTATAGAAACCAGCGCATTCGAAGCATTGCTGGAGAGCTGAATGCATCCATCTCACTGGTCTGTTAACAGGCGATGATGTCATCGCCGATGTCACGGGGGAGGCGCGTTGTAGCCTCTGATTCATGTGGCCGTTGGTAGGGGAGCGTAATATCCACCCAGCGGGACGGCTGGATATCAACAAAAGACTCTTTATAGTGTTGAGTTGCGGGGAGTTTTGTGTAAATCTGATAAATGAAAACTTCCTGAAGGTTCCGCCAGTGACCTCAAAGGAATCTTTATAACATTGAAACCCATTGGCATGATGGAGATGTTTGCTTTGGCACAGACGGGTCTCAGGTGGAATATTCATCTGCGCTTGGCCTCCCTTCTGTTGTTTCTAAAGATTCCACGGTGCGTTCGCTGTGTTCAGCAGatgtaaattcaaaataaaagtcatgttTTCAGAGCTTCTGTGTTAGTCAGACATTACTCACCTTTGTAGCGAAAATGCTGTTGTGTGGAGTAATAGTGCGATTTCTTTCTACAGAAGGACATCGGATGGAGGCCGGAAGCCAAACATCTGCTACTGGTTATGACCGATCAACCCTCTCATTTGGCTCTGGACAGTAAACTGGCCGGTATTGTCGTTCCTCATGACGGCCGCTGCCACCTACAGGATAACATCTACTCTCAAACAGCCACTATGGTAAGGTCAGCAAAGAGACACAACGTTTCACAAACGCATTATCGCAGGAATGAAATTCATTTAATGAAGATATTCAAGAAATAAAAGCAAACCCTTTGTTTTCCAGGAACATCCATCCATCGGTCAGCTGGCAGAGAAACTCCTGGAGAACAGCGTTTACTCTATATTCGCTGTGGATCAGTTGCAATATCGGTGGTATGAGGTAATTTCTCCTCCATCAGCAGACATCCGTGCTTTTTACCTGAATGATTTCAGCGTGTTGATGAATCACCTTATGATTCATTCTTCGCTTTGTTGAAATTGCAAAACAGGCGTCTGACATGGTCATGAGCGAATCAAATCTCACATCAGATATCAACTCATGTACACAGTTGAATCAAGTTCAAataatttgtttgatttatttattattctatgTTAGATGGTCACGTTCAACCTTAGCCGGATTTACTTTCTTTGATCATTTCCGGCAATCCACCGATTTTGCTATTTAACCCAGAATATTCCTTTGAGATTTATTCCCTTAAAACTACAGACGCAGAAACGCTGCAAATGTTTTCTCTCTCATCTCTGTACAGGATCTGATGAGCTTGATTCCAGGCAGTTATGTGGGCCGGCTGTTTCCCAAAGCATCTAATCTTAAAGATTTAGTGGTGCATGCCTACAAGGTAAACACAACTTTCTCTTTAACATCtgcatacacacaaatacagttCGGTTGGAAGGTCAGAAATTTACCCTAAACATTTCCAAAGGCTCACATTTGTTTATCGTCTCGCAGTTTGACTCACAATCTGCTCAGGCATGCGTCTAAGATGAGGAGTAATCTGGCTGTGCGTACAACAATGCATTGTCCTCCCCAAAATCCGCTGATCCGGGCGAACAGAAGACTGCTTTATACACGGCCAGCTCCAAATGCTGATCGGCACAAAGCCGCTATTTTTAGACCATGAACCTGCTTATAGGTTGAGATAATGGAGTCTTTCTCAAGCTCTGTTCTCGTCTGTGTTCTCTTTCAGAAGCTGCTGTCGGATGTGGAGCTGCAGGTCGGGGTGGAGGACGGCCAAGCGCACAGGTTCCGGGTGAACATAACGGCCTTTTGCCCCAACGGATCATCTGTTTTCGAGAACACTAAATGTTCCAGCGTGCGGCCCAAACAAACAGTACGCAAACTATTCAACTCGGATACATCTGTTTTCAGTACAGGGAATGAAGATGTTGAGGTTGATATCGAGCTGAACGACAAGGCGTTTCTTAAAGGAGCACTTTGCTAAAAAATTAGCATTCTGTCATCGttactcacattcgagttgttccaaatctgtagacATTcatttgttcttatgaacacggagaaagatatttggaaaaatgatcacagccaaacagttcttggatccCTTTCACTACCGGAGTAGGAAAAAGTTACTTTATCGttttcttgttctgttgaacacaaaggaagatattttgaagaatgtaggacggTAGTCAAAAaggtccaagaactgttaggTTACAAGCacacttccaaatatctctgtCTGTGTTCATGAGATCAAAgcaatgtatacaggtttggaacgactcGAAGGGGagtcattcatgacagaattagcatttttgggggaatagtttaatcaaaataaaatttcacaAATCATCTCTGTAGATGTCAAGTCTATGCATATGTTGTCATTCTGTCTGTTTGATGTCATTATGTTCATACGTAGCCATTCTCTGCATATGATATCAGTATGTGCATATCAGTCTGTCTGTATGATGTCATCGTGTGTGTATGATGTCATTCAGTGCATTTGATGTCATTCAATGTGTATGATGTCATATGCGCAAATGTAGCCATTACCTGCTTATGATATCAATCTGTCTGTATGATGTCATTCAATGCGTATGATGTCATTCAATGTGTATGATGTCATATGTGCATATGTAGCCGTTCTCTGCATATGATATCAGTTTGTGCATATCAGTCTGTCTGTATGATGTCATCCTGTGTATAATGTCATTCAATGCATATGATGTCATTATATGCGTATGATgtcatattttgtatgtatgtgtgtgtctattACATATTGGCAGTGTCCTCATGTGACTATTGAAATCCTGTGGAGGCTGTTAGTCTGCTTCTAaatgtaaagtgtgtgtgttttacacatTCGTGTGACGTGTGTAAACATTGTTAACATAACAGAGTGGACACAGATTGTGTCGGTTGGATGTTTCGGATCATTGCGGGGCAGTTTGTGGAGTTCTTGTAATCACAGTTTACGTACTTGTGTTATCTTTCAAGTAACACTTTGAAGTTACTAAAGTTTCAGTTTCTGTGTTTCTATAACTGTTTCTATAACAGTTTATGTAACGTGATGATCTCCTCCGCAGGTCTTCTTTAACGTCACCGTTGGAATGATCTCCTGCCCAGCTTCAGCGGGGGGTGCCGATCAGGAGGTGGTAATTTCCGTCAGGCCGGTGGGATTGAACGAGTCTGTAACCGTTCGAGTCCGACAGGTCTGTGGGTGTGGCTGCTCAGAAGCGGGTCGTTGTCATGACGACTCAAATTCTACAGCATGCTCTGCAGAGATGGGTAAAGGGTGGGATGTCTGTAGAGAGGACAGGTCGAAACCTGTGTGCAGTGGGAGAGGAACCTGTCGATGTGGGACGTGTGTATGTGATTCCAGCAGACTGGGAAACATTTATGGGAAGTTTTGCGAGATGGACGATTTCTCCTGCCCGTATGAGAGAGGTCTGGTGTGTGGAGGTGTGTGGACAATCATCATGTTAAGAAACGTTACATCGCAGTAATGgtattaatcaaaatgatgtttttgaaaaattCGTTTTTAATATTGGTATTGTCATATTTTTGATAATTTAGTGAGTACTTCACAAAAttcttcattttataattttttctagTGCTTTAAAAGCAGTTCTTTGAAAACATGAGATCATTTTTTGATAAGATTTGGTGtctgagcacagtttgagaAAGTGTTGGAAAATGTAGGTATTTCAACttgatttattgtgtgtttttgtgtgtgtcaggacGCGGGCAGTGCGTTTCAGGTGAATGCGTGTGTCAGCCCGGCTTCACGGGCGACACCTGCGAGTGTTCCGTCTCCACGGAAACATGCGTGTCAGATGACGAGTCGATATGTGGCGGTCtgggaaagtgtgtgtgtggcaggtgtgtgtgtgacgaCCCCCAGCGCTCCGGGACATTCTGTGAGAAGTGTCTCACCTGCTACAGCTCCTGTCTGTCTCACTGGtaatctctctcttttacttaaacatgccgCTGATGTCATTGATGGGTTCCATCACCATGTGCTCACAAATATAGtga comes from Triplophysa dalaica isolate WHDGS20190420 chromosome 25, ASM1584641v1, whole genome shotgun sequence and encodes:
- the itgb8 gene encoding integrin beta-8 isoform X2, whose translation is MTSCTRRSRDLIPPGVSVLISALLVLVCCDPADNHCSSALISTCEDCLRLGPECAWCSQERFLNQRCGSVADLRLRGCQEEFMENPDVKVVVNAALDSSQVTPREITIHMRPGSIASFVVEVRQLERYPVDLYYLVDVSASMQENLDRLKTVGLALSHQMKEHSSDFRVGFGSFVDKPVSPYIDVHPTKLVNPCSDYEVHCRPAHGFIHVLPVTKNMTEFTRVIQEQRISGNMDTPEGGLDAMLQATVCKKDIGWRPEAKHLLLVMTDQPSHLALDSKLAGIVVPHDGRCHLQDNIYSQTATMEHPSIGQLAEKLLENSVYSIFAVDQLQYRWYEDLMSLIPGSYVGRLFPKASNLKDLVVHAYKKLLSDVELQVGVEDGQAHRFRVNITAFCPNGSSVFENTKCSSVRPKQTVFFNVTVGMISCPASAGGADQEVVISVRPVGLNESVTVRVRQVCGCGCSEAGRCHDDSNSTACSAEMGKGWDVCREDRSKPVCSGRGTCRCGTCVCDSSRLGNIYGKFCEMDDFSCPYERGLVCGGRGQCVSGECVCQPGFTGDTCECSVSTETCVSDDESICGGLGKCVCGRCVCDDPQRSGTFCEKCLTCYSSCLSHWGCVGCHLSNGLRPHAFQLCNHSCTPLVDYVDDITELVRGKYCLYLTPEKCHYRFLMDVTTDGPQLHISRHPVCVWGQRSVKTFLSTFLLTLMLGIGLLAVVSHLLRTRNCAWQKKPNQQSDCKDSAYGPTTNEKTITYRRDRLPNQPVEIHSHTSKTALPNAWQ
- the itgb8 gene encoding integrin beta-8 isoform X3 codes for the protein MRYRGINHNEWKLFRFLWADNHCSSALISTCEDCLRLGPECAWCSQERFLNQRCGSVADLRLRGCQEEFMENPDVKVVVNAALDSSQVTPREITIHMRPGSIASFVVEVRQLERYPVDLYYLVDVSASMQENLDRLKTVGLALSHQMKEHSSDFRVGFGSFVDKPVSPYIDVHPTKLVNPCSDYEVHCRPAHGFIHVLPVTKNMTEFTRVIQEQRISGNMDTPEGGLDAMLQATVCKKDIGWRPEAKHLLLVMTDQPSHLALDSKLAGIVVPHDGRCHLQDNIYSQTATMEHPSIGQLAEKLLENSVYSIFAVDQLQYRWYEDLMSLIPGSYVGRLFPKASNLKDLVVHAYKKLLSDVELQVGVEDGQAHRFRVNITAFCPNGSSVFENTKCSSVRPKQTVFFNVTVGMISCPASAGGADQEVVISVRPVGLNESVTVRVRQVCGCGCSEAGRCHDDSNSTACSAEMGKGWDVCREDRSKPVCSGRGTCRCGTCVCDSSRLGNIYGKFCEMDDFSCPYERGLVCGGRGQCVSGECVCQPGFTGDTCECSVSTETCVSDDESICGGLGKCVCGRCVCDDPQRSGTFCEKCLTCYSSCLSHWGCVGCHLSNGLRPHAFQLCNHSCTPLVDYVDDITELVRGKYCLYLTPEKCHYRFLMDVTTDGPQLHISRHPVCVWGQRSVKTFLSTFLLTLMLGIGLLAVVSHLLRTRNCAWQKKPNQQSDCKDSAYGPTTNEKTITYRRDRLPNQPVEIHSHTSKTALPNAWQ
- the itgb8 gene encoding integrin beta-8 isoform X1; translated protein: MVSRGSFQLLQHRNKKLDAVFKLCRHADSSAMLERSTDVTHSLQESDNHCSSALISTCEDCLRLGPECAWCSQERFLNQRCGSVADLRLRGCQEEFMENPDVKVVVNAALDSSQVTPREITIHMRPGSIASFVVEVRQLERYPVDLYYLVDVSASMQENLDRLKTVGLALSHQMKEHSSDFRVGFGSFVDKPVSPYIDVHPTKLVNPCSDYEVHCRPAHGFIHVLPVTKNMTEFTRVIQEQRISGNMDTPEGGLDAMLQATVCKKDIGWRPEAKHLLLVMTDQPSHLALDSKLAGIVVPHDGRCHLQDNIYSQTATMEHPSIGQLAEKLLENSVYSIFAVDQLQYRWYEDLMSLIPGSYVGRLFPKASNLKDLVVHAYKKLLSDVELQVGVEDGQAHRFRVNITAFCPNGSSVFENTKCSSVRPKQTVFFNVTVGMISCPASAGGADQEVVISVRPVGLNESVTVRVRQVCGCGCSEAGRCHDDSNSTACSAEMGKGWDVCREDRSKPVCSGRGTCRCGTCVCDSSRLGNIYGKFCEMDDFSCPYERGLVCGGRGQCVSGECVCQPGFTGDTCECSVSTETCVSDDESICGGLGKCVCGRCVCDDPQRSGTFCEKCLTCYSSCLSHWGCVGCHLSNGLRPHAFQLCNHSCTPLVDYVDDITELVRGKYCLYLTPEKCHYRFLMDVTTDGPQLHISRHPVCVWGQRSVKTFLSTFLLTLMLGIGLLAVVSHLLRTRNCAWQKKPNQQSDCKDSAYGPTTNEKTITYRRDRLPNQPVEIHSHTSKTALPNAWQ
- the itgb8 gene encoding integrin beta-8 isoform X4, which gives rise to MENPDVKVVVNAALDSSQVTPREITIHMRPGSIASFVVEVRQLERYPVDLYYLVDVSASMQENLDRLKTVGLALSHQMKEHSSDFRVGFGSFVDKPVSPYIDVHPTKLVNPCSDYEVHCRPAHGFIHVLPVTKNMTEFTRVIQEQRISGNMDTPEGGLDAMLQATVCKKDIGWRPEAKHLLLVMTDQPSHLALDSKLAGIVVPHDGRCHLQDNIYSQTATMEHPSIGQLAEKLLENSVYSIFAVDQLQYRWYEDLMSLIPGSYVGRLFPKASNLKDLVVHAYKKLLSDVELQVGVEDGQAHRFRVNITAFCPNGSSVFENTKCSSVRPKQTVFFNVTVGMISCPASAGGADQEVVISVRPVGLNESVTVRVRQVCGCGCSEAGRCHDDSNSTACSAEMGKGWDVCREDRSKPVCSGRGTCRCGTCVCDSSRLGNIYGKFCEMDDFSCPYERGLVCGGRGQCVSGECVCQPGFTGDTCECSVSTETCVSDDESICGGLGKCVCGRCVCDDPQRSGTFCEKCLTCYSSCLSHWGCVGCHLSNGLRPHAFQLCNHSCTPLVDYVDDITELVRGKYCLYLTPEKCHYRFLMDVTTDGPQLHISRHPVCVWGQRSVKTFLSTFLLTLMLGIGLLAVVSHLLRTRNCAWQKKPNQQSDCKDSAYGPTTNEKTITYRRDRLPNQPVEIHSHTSKTALPNAWQ